From Calditrichia bacterium, the proteins below share one genomic window:
- a CDS encoding RnfABCDGE type electron transport complex subunit B, producing MTLFITSVTALGGLTVLLAIILIFANKKLFVYEDPRIDVVEDMLPHANCGACGFPGCRPFAEALVKSEALPGKCTVSSDEGRESIAKYLGVDVGSAEKIVARLACAGGINVARNRAKYEGMNSCRAAAVVTGGGKGCFWGCLGLADCEVSCDFGAITMNKFSLPVVDEAKCTACNDCVEVCPKGLFSLQPANRRLWVACKNEEFGDGILEDCEVGCTACGRCAMDAPGDLIVMKNNLPHVDYSRNHNTRVPIERCPTGAIVWLDKEKGPQKGRESKKVIRKEAMRPGTT from the coding sequence ATGACACTATTTATTACATCTGTAACTGCTTTGGGCGGGTTAACCGTTCTCCTCGCGATCATCCTGATTTTTGCCAATAAAAAACTCTTCGTTTATGAAGATCCACGAATTGATGTTGTGGAGGATATGTTACCGCACGCCAATTGTGGTGCTTGCGGTTTTCCCGGCTGCCGCCCGTTTGCGGAAGCGTTGGTGAAAAGCGAAGCGTTGCCCGGAAAATGCACCGTCAGTTCCGATGAAGGGCGCGAAAGTATCGCCAAATATTTGGGCGTGGATGTCGGTTCGGCAGAAAAAATAGTTGCCCGGTTAGCTTGTGCCGGCGGCATCAACGTTGCCCGCAATCGCGCAAAATACGAAGGCATGAATTCCTGCCGTGCGGCTGCGGTGGTAACCGGCGGCGGCAAAGGCTGTTTTTGGGGATGTTTGGGACTCGCCGATTGCGAAGTTTCCTGCGATTTTGGCGCGATAACGATGAACAAATTTTCGCTGCCGGTGGTGGATGAAGCCAAATGCACTGCCTGCAACGACTGTGTGGAAGTTTGCCCGAAAGGGCTGTTTTCGTTGCAGCCAGCCAACCGCAGATTGTGGGTGGCCTGCAAAAACGAGGAATTCGGCGACGGCATTCTGGAGGATTGCGAAGTGGGCTGCACCGCCTGCGGACGCTGCGCAATGGATGCCCCCGGCGATCTCATCGTAATGAAAAATAACCTGCCACATGTTGATTATAGCAGAAATCACAACACCCGCGTGCCCATCGAGCGATGCCCGACCGGTGCCATCGTTTGGCTGGATAAAGAGAAAGGTCCCCAAAAGGGAAGGGAAAGCAAAAAAGTGATCCGCAAAGAAGCCATGCGTCCGGGAACAACATAA
- a CDS encoding 2-oxoacid:acceptor oxidoreductase family protein gives MSVYYEKFSRHASGQGLKGQTTHYCPGCGHGLAHNYLSETIEELDIQDRTVAISPVGCSVFLYYYMDVGNTQAAHGRAPAVAIGHKTANPNSIVISYQGDGDLASIGLAEIMQAAQMGIPITVIFINNATYAMTGGQLAPTTLTGMKTATTPYGRDRFTGQPLKMAELIAQLEGPVYVERVALFDNKQRNRAKKAIKKAVQMQVENRGFAFVEVLSECPTHLKLSPADSQKWVKENMVPVFPLGVKKDVETEPWFDLKPPKFDPQLMVDKICWDKETPEKFAEKFPDHIDSEDISLKLAGAGGDGAQTAASLIARSAVNEGFDATHIPSYGPESRGGTSYADVHIAKSEVLSPSALHPHILLAFNSPSMMKFGPQVRENGIIIYDSSVISDLPALEKGVRAFGVPFSQIAKDLGKVMVKNIVALGALQAVTQMFPKETFLNTVRSALHDKCAMIPLNEQAFESGQQFIAKSKFSEN, from the coding sequence ATGAGCGTCTATTATGAAAAATTTTCCCGGCACGCCAGCGGACAGGGGCTAAAAGGGCAAACCACCCATTATTGCCCCGGTTGCGGTCACGGGTTGGCACATAATTATTTATCGGAAACCATCGAAGAACTGGATATTCAGGATCGCACTGTGGCCATTTCGCCGGTGGGTTGCAGCGTTTTCCTCTACTATTATATGGACGTCGGCAATACGCAGGCGGCACACGGTCGAGCTCCGGCAGTGGCGATCGGACACAAAACGGCGAATCCAAATTCCATCGTTATCAGCTATCAGGGCGATGGCGATTTGGCGTCGATCGGGCTTGCGGAAATTATGCAAGCGGCGCAAATGGGAATCCCGATAACCGTTATCTTTATCAATAATGCAACTTACGCGATGACCGGCGGACAGCTTGCGCCAACCACGCTCACCGGAATGAAAACCGCAACAACGCCATACGGTCGCGACCGCTTCACCGGACAACCGCTGAAAATGGCGGAACTGATCGCCCAACTGGAAGGCCCGGTTTATGTGGAACGCGTGGCGCTGTTTGATAACAAACAACGCAATCGCGCCAAAAAAGCGATCAAAAAAGCAGTGCAGATGCAGGTGGAAAATCGCGGATTTGCATTTGTGGAAGTGCTTTCCGAATGCCCGACACACCTGAAACTATCGCCGGCCGATTCCCAAAAATGGGTGAAAGAAAATATGGTGCCGGTGTTTCCGCTCGGTGTAAAAAAGGATGTGGAAACGGAACCGTGGTTCGATTTGAAACCGCCAAAATTCGATCCGCAACTGATGGTCGATAAAATTTGCTGGGACAAAGAAACGCCCGAAAAATTTGCCGAAAAATTCCCGGATCACATCGACAGCGAAGATATTTCGCTAAAACTGGCCGGTGCCGGCGGCGACGGTGCGCAAACGGCTGCATCGCTGATCGCCCGCTCCGCGGTGAACGAGGGATTCGACGCCACTCATATACCCAGCTACGGGCCGGAATCGCGCGGCGGCACATCGTACGCGGATGTGCACATCGCCAAAAGCGAAGTGCTTTCGCCGTCTGCTTTGCATCCGCATATTTTGCTGGCGTTCAACAGCCCCAGCATGATGAAATTTGGTCCGCAGGTTCGGGAAAACGGCATTATTATTTACGATAGCTCGGTTATTTCCGATTTGCCGGCGCTGGAAAAAGGGGTACGCGCTTTCGGCGTGCCGTTCTCACAAATTGCCAAAGACCTCGGCAAAGTGATGGTGAAAAATATTGTGGCGCTGGGCGCGTTGCAGGCGGTTACCCAAATGTTCCCGAAGGAAACATTTTTGAACACTGTCCGCAGTGCGCTGCACGATAAATGTGCCATGATTCCGTTGAACGAACAGGCTTTTGAATCCGGTCAGCAGTTTATCGCGAAATCGAAATTCAGCGAAAATTAA